From Punica granatum isolate Tunisia-2019 chromosome 1, ASM765513v2, whole genome shotgun sequence:
CTATTAAATCATGTGGTCCGGAGTAAAGCTGGCATGGGAATTGAGAGTTGAGGAGACTTCTGATATTCAGGTTGACTCCGAAAGGGGTTGTCCACCTCATTCGGGCGCGAAGTAACGATGCACTGATTCGAGATATTCGTGGGCTCTACTTAGCCAAGACTGGATGGTGGTATTGAAACACGTTTATTGAGAAGAGAATTCGTATGCGGATTGACTGGCAAATCATGCGATTTCACTTTCTCTTGGCCTTCACAAGTTTAGCACTTGCCCTCAAGGCCAActtgatttattattattattattatttgatgtTATCTCTAGAGTCACAATGCCTCGAGTTTTTATTACTCAGctgtttattttaatttaaaatgtaCTAGGGCTGCAGCCCCGTTTCCACCCAAATAAAACTCTTGAATGCTTGCAACAAAATGGCAATACGTTAGACAACCCTATGGTTATGTCCATTGTTATGCTAAATAGCACAGGTGTCATTTTTATTCTCTAATCCTCATTTCTTATTTTCACAGCGACATCAAGAGATGCTTACGAATGGAAAATTCCACTGTTTTGgctgaataaaataaaaattgaattaaggAAAGTCATTACCATGTTAAATCCGAGGATTAGTTttatgaatggaaaaaatcctTAATTAGAAGAGTTTTAATTCTTATTGGCCCGACTCGATTCGAATTGTATTAGTGAGACCCCTttatggcaaaaaaaaaaagtactatAAGGTTTTGTAAATTAGCTAGCTAGTCTCTTCTTAGTTACACCTTGTTTTAATCCCGcaattcataaataaattaataaagatACAAGGGAGAAGTAAAAAGGGTTGATTTCTTATTGTATCAGTATGCCATATTTTCACAAATCTGCTCGGAATCGGAAAGTTTTCTAAAGCCTTACGCAAGTAAATTGAACTCTTGGGGCTTAGGCTCCACATCGACCCATAAATGAAAGAACCGATATTTTATCGTTTTCGTATACCCGACACGCTTTTGCTAGGAACgtaattaaatagaaaaacaatTGGAAAAATTATACGAAGTCCAACGAAATAATATTATCCTTTTGGGTTAAGGATATTTAATTGACTAGACCACATCGTATAAGTTTGAGATACAGCGCTGCAACTGCCCAATAGACACCCACCAAGAGCCAGAGAAAACATAGCTAGCGAGACGAGTGGTGTCGAGGATATGGATTCCGCGAAGTTCGTGATGGTGGCTGTGCTCGCCGTGGCCCTGGCAGCTGGCGTGGCGGAGGGGCAAGCGACTGCGAGCTGCTTGCAGAAGCTGACTCCGTGCGTGCAGTACCTGAACCGGACAGGGGTGCCGCCGGACACGTGCTGCAGCCCGGTGAAGGAGGCGGTGGCGAACGAGAAGGCCTGCCTCTGCTCCGTCTACAACACCCCCGGCCTCCTCCAGTCCTTCGGCGTCAACTCGACTCAGGTCGCCGCCGTCGCCAAGTCCTGCGGCGTCAACGCTGATGCGAGCACCATCTGCTCTGGTTCACATTAGATCTTTGCACTTTGGTCTTGTTTATTACATTCAATTGatctataaaataattgttttaTTACTCTTGTGCAGCAACAAGCAGCCCATCTCCATCATCAACCCCTCCAGGTAATTAACATCTTCTTCTCCCTATTAGTTTTCAACATTTCGATAGGCGGAGTAAGAGAAATCTAcgaaatttcaatttcataaGTTCAGTCGGACGTTCATTACCGTGTTATGTGTATCCCGGGCCATAATTTGCGGATGAAATGGTTAG
This genomic window contains:
- the LOC116193249 gene encoding lipid transfer-like protein VAS; this translates as MDSAKFVMVAVLAVALAAGVAEGQATASCLQKLTPCVQYLNRTGVPPDTCCSPVKEAVANEKACLCSVYNTPGLLQSFGVNSTQVAAVAKSCGVNADASTICSATSSPSPSSTPPATPGNGGNASSRIAGIRIPSMILLWVSLVLCLRA